From a region of the Corallococcus coralloides DSM 2259 genome:
- the atpB gene encoding F0F1 ATP synthase subunit A → MRKAMVLFACLFAGAVWASDPAGEHGYANEDKDAEGEDVAGYILHHVSDSNEYEFEIPLSHNHIPIHLPQILIPLKDGACTPVADPHGGGHGEVYPGLGAGCLDLSITKHTVMMWLAALLLIGSILIWSNRDKTKLVPRGAGANLFEMLVLFVRDELAIKNIGKEEGPRYVPYLLTAFFFILFMNLLGLFPWMATATGNIAVTCGLALCTFFVTQAAGIRAAGIGGYLKHLTGGVAPWLWPIMIPVEFLGLFTKPFALTIRLFANMLAGHIVIFFLLGLIFMLRNPAVALVSVPFAFGIYLLELFVAFVQAYVFTMLSALFIGMSVAMGHHHDEHHEGGASHDHGKAHHLG, encoded by the coding sequence ATGCGCAAGGCAATGGTGCTGTTCGCCTGTCTGTTCGCGGGCGCCGTGTGGGCCTCCGACCCGGCCGGCGAGCATGGCTACGCGAACGAGGACAAGGACGCCGAGGGCGAGGACGTCGCCGGCTACATCCTCCACCACGTGTCCGACTCGAATGAGTACGAGTTCGAGATCCCCCTCAGCCACAACCACATCCCCATCCACCTGCCGCAGATCCTCATCCCGCTGAAGGATGGCGCCTGCACGCCGGTGGCCGACCCGCACGGCGGCGGCCACGGCGAGGTCTACCCGGGCCTGGGCGCCGGCTGCCTGGACCTCTCCATCACCAAGCACACGGTGATGATGTGGCTGGCGGCGCTGCTGCTCATCGGCTCCATCCTCATCTGGAGCAACCGCGACAAGACGAAGCTCGTGCCGCGCGGCGCCGGGGCGAACCTCTTCGAGATGCTGGTCCTCTTCGTCCGTGACGAGCTGGCCATCAAGAACATCGGCAAGGAGGAGGGCCCCCGCTACGTGCCCTACCTGCTCACCGCGTTCTTCTTCATCCTCTTCATGAACCTGCTGGGCCTGTTCCCCTGGATGGCGACCGCCACGGGCAACATCGCGGTCACCTGCGGCCTGGCGCTGTGCACCTTCTTCGTCACGCAGGCGGCGGGCATCCGCGCGGCGGGCATCGGTGGCTACCTCAAGCACCTGACGGGCGGCGTGGCCCCCTGGCTGTGGCCCATCATGATTCCGGTGGAGTTCCTGGGCCTGTTCACCAAGCCCTTCGCGCTCACCATCCGTCTGTTCGCCAACATGCTGGCGGGCCACATCGTCATCTTCTTCCTGCTGGGCCTCATCTTCATGCTCCGCAACCCCGCGGTGGCCCTGGTGAGCGTGCCGTTCGCCTTCGGCATCTACCTGCTGGAACTGTTCGTGGCCTTCGTGCAGGCGTACGTGTTCACCATGCTGTCGGCGCTGTTCATCGGGATGAGCGTGGCCATGGGCCACCACCACGACGAGCACCACGAGGGTGGCGCGAGCCACGACCACGGCAAGGCCCACCACCTGGGCTGA
- a CDS encoding citrate synthase, translating to MVRRAGGRSQSRFDHPVEEELLRAEEAAALLGVKRATLYTYVSRGLVRCVPEKGTKENRYLRADVERLKTRHDARAGHAAVASGALRWGEPVIDSSVSRISEEGLSYRGRDAVELATQGHRFEDVAELLWTGHLPLESTAWPAPEAPPSSLTPTALAAMLPRDTPPLSALAALVPLLAASDAGRFAAPVEQDMLRARRIIRHLGAWVCVAQAPGRVSRALKEPTVAASLATAWDAKPKRTAELINLALVLCADHELNTSTFAARVTASSGADLYACISAALAAISGHRHGGACDRVEALIAEVGRPERAAQVVHGRLRRGEAVTGFGHRLYLKGDPRTPPLVDAALSVKPEAPKVRVARAVMDTMRDAGHPPPSLDWGLVILADALGLPSGAATVLFSLGRTAGWVAHVLEQREQGHLLRPRARYVEAPAR from the coding sequence ATGGTGCGTCGTGCAGGGGGACGTTCTCAATCTCGATTCGACCATCCAGTTGAGGAGGAGCTGCTGCGCGCGGAGGAGGCGGCGGCCCTGTTGGGGGTGAAGCGGGCGACGCTCTACACGTACGTGAGCCGGGGGCTCGTGCGGTGCGTGCCGGAGAAAGGCACGAAGGAGAACCGCTATCTGCGCGCGGACGTGGAGCGATTGAAGACACGCCACGACGCCCGGGCAGGCCACGCGGCGGTGGCATCCGGAGCCCTGCGCTGGGGCGAGCCCGTCATCGACTCGTCGGTGTCGCGCATCAGCGAAGAAGGGCTCTCGTACCGGGGCCGCGACGCAGTGGAGCTGGCCACGCAAGGCCACCGCTTCGAGGACGTGGCGGAGCTGCTGTGGACCGGGCACCTGCCGCTGGAGTCCACGGCGTGGCCCGCGCCGGAAGCACCGCCGTCGTCCCTCACGCCCACCGCGCTCGCGGCCATGCTGCCGCGAGACACGCCTCCCCTCTCCGCTCTCGCCGCGCTGGTGCCGCTCCTCGCCGCGAGTGACGCGGGCCGCTTCGCCGCGCCCGTGGAGCAGGACATGCTCCGCGCGCGTCGGATCATCCGTCACCTGGGCGCGTGGGTCTGCGTGGCCCAGGCTCCCGGCCGCGTGTCGCGCGCGTTGAAGGAACCCACGGTGGCCGCTTCACTGGCCACGGCATGGGACGCGAAGCCCAAGCGGACCGCGGAGCTGATCAACCTGGCGCTGGTGCTCTGCGCGGACCATGAGCTGAACACCTCCACCTTCGCCGCCCGCGTGACGGCCTCCTCCGGCGCGGACCTGTACGCGTGCATCAGCGCGGCGCTCGCGGCCATCTCCGGCCACCGTCACGGCGGCGCCTGCGACCGCGTGGAGGCGCTCATCGCGGAGGTCGGCCGTCCCGAGCGCGCCGCGCAGGTCGTCCACGGCCGCCTGCGCCGGGGCGAAGCCGTGACGGGCTTCGGCCACCGCCTCTACCTGAAGGGAGACCCGCGCACGCCACCGCTCGTCGATGCTGCGTTGAGCGTGAAGCCCGAAGCCCCCAAGGTCCGCGTGGCCCGCGCCGTCATGGACACCATGCGGGACGCCGGCCATCCGCCGCCATCCCTGGACTGGGGCCTGGTAATACTCGCGGACGCGCTGGGCCTGCCCTCCGGCGCCGCCACCGTGCTGTTCAGCCTGGGCCGCACCGCGGGCTGGGTCGCCCACGTCCTGGAGCAGCGTGAACAGGGCCACCTGCTCCGCCCCCGCGCCCGCTACGTGGAAGCCCCCGCCCGGTAG
- a CDS encoding class I SAM-dependent methyltransferase: MNVDFGRTSLDYAKHRAGFPDAFYTRLEQDGVLTPGLRVLDLGTGTGTVARNLARRGCDVTALDVSAPQLGAAARLARDEGLSIHFDEAPAENTGLPSGSFDRVFAGQCWHWFDRAAAAREVFRLLKPGGKLILCHFDWTALPGNLLEATEALVEEFSPRVQLAVDHFGQGVGIYPQWFRDVGVAGFQSLTSFTFDTLTPYTHEAWRGRMRANARIGAMLAPEQVARFDAALAALLAARFPQEPMSVPHRVFALVAERP; the protein is encoded by the coding sequence ATGAACGTGGATTTCGGACGCACGTCGTTGGACTACGCGAAGCACCGGGCAGGCTTCCCGGATGCCTTCTACACACGGCTCGAACAGGACGGCGTGCTCACGCCCGGCCTGCGCGTGCTCGACCTGGGCACCGGCACTGGCACCGTCGCGCGCAACCTGGCCCGGCGCGGCTGCGACGTCACCGCCCTGGACGTGTCCGCGCCGCAGCTGGGGGCCGCGGCACGACTCGCTCGCGACGAGGGCCTCTCCATCCACTTTGATGAGGCTCCCGCGGAGAACACCGGCCTGCCTTCGGGTTCCTTCGACCGCGTGTTCGCGGGCCAGTGCTGGCACTGGTTCGACCGCGCCGCCGCCGCTCGCGAGGTCTTCCGCCTGCTCAAGCCCGGCGGGAAGCTCATCCTCTGCCACTTCGACTGGACGGCCCTGCCCGGCAACCTGCTGGAGGCCACCGAGGCCCTGGTGGAGGAGTTCAGCCCCCGCGTCCAACTGGCGGTGGATCACTTCGGCCAGGGCGTGGGCATCTACCCGCAGTGGTTCCGCGACGTGGGCGTGGCCGGCTTCCAGTCCCTGACGTCCTTCACCTTCGACACGCTCACGCCCTACACGCATGAAGCGTGGCGCGGACGGATGCGAGCCAACGCGCGGATTGGCGCCATGCTCGCTCCCGAGCAGGTGGCCCGCTTCGACGCCGCGCTGGCCGCGCTCCTCGCCGCGCGCTTCCCGCAGGAGCCGATGTCCGTTCCCCACCGCGTGTTCGCGCTCGTCGCGGAGCGCCCGTGA
- a CDS encoding AtpZ/AtpI family protein, producing the protein MADQEPRKQEDAPGSELGETARQMRAAEPYISAVWKLVGGAVVGVLGGYFLDRWLGTAPWLLLGLSLVGIGVGFYSFLHAMARLGKRK; encoded by the coding sequence ATGGCAGACCAGGAGCCTCGCAAGCAGGAGGACGCGCCGGGCAGTGAGCTGGGCGAGACGGCCCGGCAGATGCGGGCGGCGGAGCCGTACATCTCCGCGGTCTGGAAGCTGGTGGGTGGGGCGGTGGTGGGGGTCCTGGGAGGGTACTTCCTGGACAGGTGGCTGGGGACCGCGCCCTGGCTGCTCCTGGGCTTGAGCCTGGTGGGGATTGGCGTGGGGTTCTACAGCTTCCTTCACGCGATGGCGCGGCTGGGGAAGCGCAAGTGA
- the ychF gene encoding redox-regulated ATPase YchF encodes MALSIGIVGLPNVGKSTLFNALSAAGAQAANYPFCTIEPNVGVVPVPDDRLDQLSALIKPLKKIPTSLEFVDIAGLVRGASKGEGLGNQFLGNIRQVNAVLHVLRCFEDDNVTHVEGGVNPVRDRDVVDTELCLKDLETVEKRRERSLKNTKVGGKAGEEAKAEVALLERIKAKLDEGITVRAQKLTDEEKAAIQDLFLLTDKPVLYVANISEKQIGKEDADPRVQAVREMAAKEGAGVVVLAAALESEIQQLPESDRPGFLADSGLTEPGLHKVVREGYKLLGLWTYFTVGEQECRAWTIHKGFKAPQAAGVIHSDFERGFIKAEVFAWTDLVKLGSESAVKEKGLLRVEGKEYVVQDGDCMHFRFNV; translated from the coding sequence ATGGCTCTCTCCATTGGCATCGTCGGTCTGCCCAACGTGGGCAAGTCCACCCTGTTCAACGCCCTGTCCGCCGCGGGCGCTCAGGCGGCGAACTATCCGTTCTGCACCATCGAGCCGAACGTGGGCGTGGTGCCGGTGCCGGACGACCGCCTGGACCAGCTGTCGGCGCTCATCAAGCCGCTGAAGAAGATCCCCACGTCGCTGGAGTTCGTGGACATCGCCGGCCTGGTGCGCGGCGCGTCCAAGGGCGAGGGCCTGGGCAACCAGTTCCTGGGGAACATCCGGCAGGTGAACGCGGTGCTCCACGTGCTGCGCTGCTTCGAGGACGACAACGTCACCCACGTCGAGGGAGGCGTGAACCCGGTGCGGGACCGGGACGTGGTCGACACGGAGCTGTGCCTCAAGGACCTGGAGACCGTGGAGAAGCGCCGCGAGCGCTCGCTGAAGAACACCAAGGTCGGCGGCAAGGCGGGCGAAGAGGCGAAGGCCGAGGTCGCGCTCCTGGAGCGCATCAAGGCGAAGCTGGATGAAGGCATCACGGTGCGCGCGCAGAAGCTCACCGACGAAGAGAAGGCGGCCATCCAGGACCTGTTCCTGCTGACGGACAAGCCCGTGCTGTACGTGGCGAACATCAGCGAGAAGCAGATTGGCAAGGAGGACGCGGACCCGCGCGTGCAGGCGGTGCGCGAGATGGCCGCGAAGGAGGGCGCGGGCGTGGTGGTGCTGGCGGCGGCGCTGGAGTCGGAAATCCAGCAGCTCCCCGAGTCCGACCGCCCGGGCTTCCTGGCGGACTCCGGCCTGACGGAGCCGGGCCTGCACAAGGTCGTGCGCGAGGGCTACAAGCTCCTGGGCCTGTGGACGTACTTCACGGTGGGCGAGCAGGAGTGCCGCGCGTGGACCATCCACAAGGGCTTCAAGGCGCCGCAGGCGGCGGGCGTCATCCACTCCGACTTCGAGCGCGGCTTCATCAAGGCGGAAGTCTTCGCGTGGACGGACCTGGTGAAGTTGGGCAGCGAGTCGGCCGTGAAGGAGAAGGGCCTGCTGCGCGTGGAAGGCAAGGAGTACGTCGTGCAGGACGGCGACTGCATGCACTTCCGCTTCAACGTCTGA
- the atpF gene encoding F0F1 ATP synthase subunit B, with the protein MFLPSVLAASSFVEVRPGLIFWTIVTFVIVLLVLRAKAWGPILSLVEEREKQISNAIESAKRERAEAEKLLADQKTAIAEARREAAETTRRVQADMEKFRDELMAKSRKEAEELKLSARREIEDQKAKAIAEVRSMAVDLAMEVAGKLINERMDDAKHRALAEQFVQGLPGATSATATRRSA; encoded by the coding sequence ATGTTCCTGCCCTCTGTCCTCGCCGCCAGCAGCTTCGTGGAGGTCCGTCCGGGCCTCATCTTCTGGACCATCGTCACCTTCGTCATCGTCCTGCTGGTGCTGCGGGCGAAGGCGTGGGGGCCCATCCTGTCGCTCGTCGAGGAGCGCGAGAAGCAGATCTCCAACGCCATCGAGAGCGCCAAGCGTGAGCGCGCCGAGGCGGAGAAGCTGCTCGCCGACCAGAAGACGGCCATCGCCGAGGCCCGCCGCGAGGCCGCGGAGACCACCCGCCGCGTGCAGGCGGACATGGAGAAGTTCCGCGACGAGCTGATGGCCAAGAGCCGCAAGGAGGCGGAGGAGCTGAAGCTGTCCGCCCGCCGCGAGATTGAGGACCAGAAGGCCAAGGCCATCGCGGAGGTCCGCTCCATGGCCGTGGACCTGGCCATGGAAGTGGCCGGCAAGCTCATCAACGAGCGCATGGACGACGCCAAGCACCGCGCGCTGGCCGAGCAGTTCGTGCAGGGCCTGCCCGGCGCCACCAGCGCCACGGCGACCCGCCGCTCGGCCTAA
- a CDS encoding ATP synthase F0 subunit C has protein sequence MTNIALAFLAAGIGAGLSIIGAALGIGKLAAAAMDATGRQPAAGGDIRTTMIIAAALIEGATLFALVVCILLAIKV, from the coding sequence ATGACCAACATCGCTCTCGCGTTCCTCGCCGCCGGTATCGGCGCGGGTCTCTCCATCATCGGCGCCGCCCTCGGCATCGGCAAGCTGGCCGCCGCCGCCATGGACGCCACGGGCCGTCAGCCGGCCGCCGGCGGCGACATCCGCACCACGATGATCATCGCCGCGGCGCTCATCGAAGGCGCCACGCTGTTCGCGCTGGTCGTCTGCATCCTGCTGGCCATCAAGGTCTAG